The proteins below are encoded in one region of Effusibacillus dendaii:
- the ppdK gene encoding pyruvate, phosphate dikinase yields the protein MTKKFVYLFEEGSADMKEILGGKGANLAEMTRAGLPVPPGFTISTEACTAFYEAGQTVSADIQQQIDAALAELEQKVGKKLGDPSNPLLVSVRSGSVFSMPGMMDTILNLGLNDETVKGLAELSANPRFAYDCYRRFIQMFSDVVMGVDHYHFEHILDSVKEARGVKHDPELTAEDWQQVIAQYKELVRKETKQDFPQDPIEQLKRSIYAVFLSWNNQRAIVYRRINKIPDHLGTAVNVQMMAFGNLGEDSGTGVAFTRNPSTGEKQLYGEFLINAQGEDVVAGIRTPQPISALQTVMPEIFDQFKDISTRLETHYKDMQDIEFTVERGKLYMLQTRNGKRTAQAAVKIAVDLVRENLISKEEAILRVDPDSLDQLLHRRIDPNAKIELIAKGLPASPGAATGQVVFDADTADKLAGEGKKVILVRPETTPEDIHGMVASQGIVTSRGGMTSHAAVVARGMGKSCICGCESLRIDLRAKQFSTGDYLVKEGDWISIDGGTGRVMLGQVPLIDPELSDEFKQLLEWADDIRKIDVRANADNPEDAAKAREFGAQGIGLCRTEHMFMAVDRVPIVQEMILAETDEERQQALDKLLPMQQGDFEGILKAMEGLPVTIRLLDPPLHEFLPNLEDLLVEITKLRMQPDSDPELLPEKENLLRKVRALHEFNPMLGHRGCRLGMTFPEIYAMQVIAIFRATAKLQQQGVDVRPELMIPLVGHVNELRIMRELVVEKADQVMAETGLRFDYTIGTMIEIPRAALTADEIAQEADFFSFGTNDLTQTTFGFSRDDAEGKFLHQYVNHKVLPDNPFAVLDQNGVGKLISMAEKLGRAVKPELKLGICGEHGGEKSSIEFCYKTGLNYVSCSPFRVPIARLAAAQATIKHAK from the coding sequence ATGACGAAAAAATTTGTCTATTTATTTGAGGAAGGCAGCGCCGATATGAAGGAAATTCTGGGCGGTAAGGGGGCCAATCTGGCTGAAATGACAAGAGCCGGACTGCCGGTGCCGCCAGGATTCACGATCTCGACGGAAGCATGTACCGCGTTTTATGAAGCGGGTCAGACCGTATCTGCTGATATTCAGCAGCAAATTGACGCTGCGCTTGCAGAGTTGGAACAAAAAGTCGGCAAAAAACTGGGCGATCCGTCCAATCCTCTGCTTGTGTCTGTAAGATCCGGGTCCGTATTCTCGATGCCCGGTATGATGGATACGATTCTCAATCTGGGACTGAACGACGAGACGGTCAAAGGCTTGGCCGAATTGAGCGCCAATCCGCGTTTCGCATATGACTGCTACCGCCGCTTTATTCAGATGTTCAGCGATGTGGTGATGGGGGTCGATCATTATCATTTTGAACATATATTGGATTCGGTAAAAGAAGCGAGAGGAGTCAAGCATGATCCGGAACTGACGGCCGAAGACTGGCAGCAGGTGATTGCCCAGTATAAAGAGTTGGTGCGCAAAGAAACAAAACAGGATTTCCCGCAGGACCCGATCGAACAATTGAAACGTTCGATTTATGCGGTGTTTCTGTCCTGGAACAACCAACGGGCAATTGTTTACCGCCGCATTAACAAAATTCCCGATCATTTGGGGACGGCCGTCAATGTGCAAATGATGGCGTTCGGCAATCTGGGTGAAGATTCCGGTACAGGCGTGGCTTTTACGCGCAATCCTTCGACCGGCGAGAAGCAACTGTACGGAGAATTCCTGATCAACGCACAGGGCGAGGATGTTGTCGCCGGTATCCGTACGCCGCAGCCAATCTCTGCCCTGCAGACTGTTATGCCTGAAATTTTTGATCAGTTTAAAGACATCTCCACCCGTCTGGAAACGCATTATAAAGATATGCAGGACATCGAATTTACCGTTGAACGCGGCAAATTGTACATGCTGCAAACCCGAAACGGAAAACGTACCGCCCAAGCGGCTGTTAAAATAGCTGTTGATCTAGTGCGCGAAAATCTCATCTCGAAAGAAGAAGCGATACTCCGTGTGGACCCGGACAGCCTTGACCAGTTGCTGCACCGCCGCATTGATCCAAACGCCAAAATAGAACTGATTGCAAAAGGTCTGCCGGCCTCGCCGGGAGCGGCAACCGGGCAAGTGGTATTTGACGCCGATACGGCAGATAAGCTGGCGGGCGAAGGTAAGAAAGTGATTCTGGTTCGACCGGAAACTACACCGGAAGATATTCACGGTATGGTGGCGTCACAAGGGATTGTCACATCGAGAGGCGGCATGACGTCACACGCGGCGGTGGTCGCGCGCGGTATGGGCAAATCCTGTATTTGCGGCTGCGAATCTCTGCGGATCGACCTGCGGGCCAAACAGTTTTCGACTGGCGATTACCTGGTGAAAGAGGGAGACTGGATTTCCATTGACGGCGGAACGGGACGTGTCATGTTGGGGCAAGTGCCGCTGATTGATCCGGAACTGTCTGATGAATTTAAACAATTGCTGGAATGGGCGGACGACATCCGTAAAATCGATGTTCGCGCCAATGCGGACAATCCGGAAGATGCGGCAAAAGCCCGTGAGTTCGGCGCGCAGGGAATTGGTCTTTGCCGTACGGAACACATGTTTATGGCAGTGGATCGGGTGCCTATCGTGCAGGAAATGATTCTGGCGGAAACGGATGAAGAACGTCAACAGGCGCTGGATAAACTTTTGCCAATGCAGCAAGGCGATTTTGAGGGGATTTTGAAAGCGATGGAAGGGCTGCCGGTGACCATCCGGCTGCTTGACCCGCCGCTGCATGAGTTCCTGCCAAATTTGGAAGATCTGTTGGTCGAGATTACGAAACTGCGTATGCAGCCAGACTCTGATCCTGAGTTGCTGCCTGAAAAAGAAAATCTGCTGCGTAAAGTCCGTGCCCTGCACGAATTCAATCCGATGTTGGGCCATCGCGGCTGCCGGTTGGGCATGACATTTCCCGAGATCTATGCGATGCAGGTGATCGCCATATTCCGGGCGACTGCCAAATTGCAGCAACAGGGGGTTGATGTTCGGCCGGAATTGATGATTCCGCTCGTCGGCCATGTCAATGAATTGCGGATCATGCGTGAGTTGGTGGTGGAAAAAGCCGATCAGGTGATGGCGGAAACCGGTCTCCGATTTGATTACACGATTGGCACCATGATTGAGATTCCGCGGGCTGCCTTGACGGCAGATGAAATTGCGCAAGAAGCGGATTTCTTCTCTTTTGGTACGAACGACCTGACGCAAACCACATTCGGTTTCTCTCGCGACGATGCGGAGGGCAAGTTCCTGCATCAATATGTTAACCATAAAGTGCTGCCTGATAATCCGTTTGCTGTACTGGATCAAAACGGGGTTGGCAAACTGATTTCGATGGCGGAAAAACTGGGACGGGCTGTCAAACCGGAGCTGAAGCTCGGCATTTGCGGGGAACATGGCGGCGAGAAAAGTTCCATCGAGTTTTGCTATAAAACGGGATTAAATTATGTATCCTGCTCACCGTTCCGCGTCCCCATCGCGCGTTTGGCGGCTGCTCAAGCGACGATTAAACATGCAAAATAA
- a CDS encoding pyruvate, water dikinase regulatory protein — MSEQLPIVYVVSDSVGETAEFVVRAAASQFDGGKVEVRRISYVDDPEPIREVIQAAKEANGFIAFTLVQPHLREFIIQEAGNRNVYLVDIMGPMLEAFQNVLQMEPKRRPGLLHQLDDQYFRRVEAIEFAVKYDDGKDPRGLLRADLVLLGVSRTSKTPLSMYLAHKRLKCANVPLVPEVEPPEELFQISPKKIIGLTISPTELNLIRQERLKSLGLKAQANYANLDRILQELEYAEKLMRRIGCPVINVSNKAVEETASIVLDILKRGGTRQS; from the coding sequence TTGAGTGAACAGTTACCGATCGTTTATGTGGTTTCCGACTCAGTTGGTGAAACGGCCGAATTTGTGGTCAGGGCGGCAGCCAGCCAGTTTGATGGCGGCAAGGTAGAGGTGAGGCGGATTTCCTACGTTGATGACCCGGAACCGATTCGAGAAGTGATTCAGGCTGCTAAGGAAGCCAACGGATTTATCGCGTTTACACTCGTGCAGCCGCATCTCCGGGAGTTCATTATTCAGGAAGCGGGCAACCGGAACGTGTATCTGGTAGACATTATGGGCCCGATGCTGGAAGCGTTCCAAAACGTTCTGCAAATGGAGCCGAAGCGGCGCCCGGGTCTTTTGCATCAACTGGATGACCAATATTTCCGGCGGGTGGAAGCGATCGAGTTTGCCGTAAAATACGATGACGGAAAAGATCCGCGTGGTCTGCTGAGGGCCGATCTTGTGCTGTTGGGAGTATCCCGTACGTCGAAAACGCCGCTCTCCATGTATCTCGCTCACAAGCGGCTGAAATGTGCCAACGTTCCGCTGGTGCCGGAAGTGGAGCCGCCGGAAGAATTGTTCCAGATTTCACCCAAAAAAATTATTGGATTGACCATCTCCCCGACGGAGTTGAATTTGATCCGGCAGGAGCGGCTAAAATCGCTGGGTCTCAAAGCGCAGGCCAACTACGCCAACCTGGACCGGATTTTGCAAGAGTTGGAATACGCCGAAAAGTTGATGCGAAGAATCGGTTGTCCGGTGATCAACGTGTCAAACAAAGCGGTGGAAGAAACAGCGAGCATTGTACTTGATATTTTAAAAAGAGGGGGCACACGCCAGTCATGA
- a CDS encoding helix-turn-helix transcriptional regulator, giving the protein MELTTRQQQILEIVRKEGPITGEQIADRLHLTRATLRPDMAILTMAGFLEARPRVGYFYAGKKNDEIFGEQLRKMHVKDYKAVPAVIAETATVYDAIVTMFVEDCGTLSVVKEHGILSGVISRKDLLKVAIGKQELDTVPVSLVMTRMPNIVTVTGEETVYEAARKLVENAIDSLPVVKVIDALTKKFEVVGRFTKTTVTKILVELGSNRDI; this is encoded by the coding sequence ATCGAACTCACAACCAGACAGCAGCAGATTTTGGAAATCGTTCGGAAGGAAGGGCCCATTACCGGAGAACAGATTGCCGACCGATTGCATTTAACAAGGGCTACCTTGCGGCCGGATATGGCCATTTTGACAATGGCCGGATTTTTGGAAGCGCGCCCTCGCGTCGGCTATTTTTACGCCGGTAAAAAGAACGACGAGATTTTCGGCGAACAGCTTCGCAAAATGCATGTAAAGGATTATAAAGCGGTTCCTGCCGTAATTGCCGAGACGGCTACTGTCTATGATGCGATTGTCACCATGTTTGTGGAAGACTGCGGCACACTGTCAGTGGTCAAAGAGCATGGCATTTTGTCCGGGGTGATTTCGCGCAAAGATTTGTTAAAGGTGGCGATTGGAAAGCAGGAGCTGGACACCGTTCCAGTGTCTCTTGTAATGACCCGGATGCCGAATATTGTAACAGTAACGGGAGAAGAAACGGTCTATGAGGCGGCTCGCAAATTGGTGGAAAATGCGATTGATTCGCTGCCTGTCGTAAAGGTAATCGATGCGCTCACCAAGAAATTTGAGGTGGTCGGCCGATTTACCAAAACAACCGTAACAAAAATCCTTGTCGAACTGGGAAGCAACCGGGATATTTAG
- a CDS encoding MFS transporter yields MPNPIELVIQNEKEYRSQVRKAAIASTVGTAIEWYDFFLYGTMAALIFPKLFFPKSDPYVGVLEAFTTFFLGFAARPIGAAIFGHFGDRIGRKATLIITLLLMGISSTVIGLMPTHDSIGVWAPVLLTVLRVCQGLGVGGEWGGSVLMSMEWGSQKRRGLMASWPQMGVPLGLLLSSLMVTIFIHLSGSQFNVWGWRIPFILSIVLVIIGLFIRLSVLETPFFANALKEKRIARQPVLEVFKQNPKEIILSAFVRLSEQAPFYIFITFVISYGTGTLHMDRGFLVNATTVGALLSLFSVPLFGHLSDRIGRKKMYIWGSVLTLLFAFPYFGMLNSGSPILVFLAIVISLIPHDMQYGPQAALIAENFPTHLRYSGASIGYQLASIIAGGPAPLIAAYLLHTFGSSTAISWYMIATSVISLIAVSMLKDRTRTDIVKEFNENHFGI; encoded by the coding sequence ATGCCAAACCCTATCGAGTTGGTCATCCAGAACGAAAAGGAGTATCGCAGTCAGGTAAGAAAAGCAGCAATTGCAAGTACGGTGGGCACCGCCATTGAATGGTACGACTTTTTTCTTTACGGAACGATGGCAGCACTTATTTTTCCAAAACTTTTCTTCCCTAAATCGGATCCTTATGTGGGTGTTTTAGAAGCGTTTACCACCTTCTTCCTCGGATTTGCCGCCCGCCCTATTGGAGCGGCTATATTTGGACATTTCGGAGACCGCATCGGGCGCAAAGCCACATTGATTATTACATTACTGTTAATGGGAATCAGCAGTACAGTGATCGGGTTGATGCCGACTCATGACAGTATCGGTGTTTGGGCCCCCGTTCTTTTGACCGTTTTGCGCGTTTGTCAAGGATTGGGTGTCGGCGGTGAATGGGGCGGTTCAGTGTTGATGTCGATGGAATGGGGCTCGCAGAAACGGCGGGGATTGATGGCGAGTTGGCCACAAATGGGCGTTCCGTTGGGGCTGTTGCTTTCTTCCCTGATGGTTACCATTTTTATTCACTTGAGCGGCAGCCAGTTTAATGTTTGGGGATGGCGGATTCCCTTCATCCTGAGTATTGTGCTGGTCATTATCGGTCTGTTTATTCGTCTGAGCGTATTGGAAACCCCGTTTTTTGCAAACGCTTTAAAAGAAAAGCGTATAGCCCGTCAGCCGGTTTTGGAAGTTTTCAAACAGAATCCGAAAGAAATCATTTTGTCCGCTTTTGTCCGTCTGTCGGAGCAAGCGCCGTTTTACATTTTCATTACGTTTGTGATCAGCTATGGCACGGGGACTTTGCATATGGACCGTGGTTTTTTGGTGAATGCCACTACGGTGGGGGCACTCCTGTCTCTGTTCAGCGTTCCGCTTTTTGGACACCTGTCTGACCGGATTGGACGCAAAAAAATGTATATCTGGGGTTCGGTATTGACGCTGCTGTTCGCGTTTCCTTATTTCGGCATGTTAAACTCCGGGTCCCCGATTCTGGTGTTCTTGGCGATCGTGATTTCGCTCATCCCGCATGACATGCAGTATGGACCGCAGGCCGCTTTAATCGCGGAGAATTTCCCAACCCACCTGCGGTACAGCGGCGCTTCTATCGGATATCAACTGGCGTCAATCATTGCAGGCGGGCCGGCGCCTTTAATTGCTGCCTACCTGCTGCACACTTTCGGATCATCGACAGCAATCAGCTGGTACATGATCGCGACGTCCGTCATTTCGTTGATCGCGGTCAGCATGCTAAAAGACCGTACCCGAACAGATATTGTCAAAGAGTTTAACGAGAATCATTTTGGCATATAA
- a CDS encoding glycine--tRNA ligase, translating into MDQITALAKHRGFVFPGSEIYGGLANTWDYGPLGVELKNNVKKAWWKKFVQESPYNVGLDAAILMNPQTWVASGHVGNFNDPMIDCKNCKARHRADKLIEGALADKGIEMVVDGLSFDQMAELIREHNIACPDCGSKEFTEIRQFNLMFKTFQGVTESSANQIYLRPETAQGIFVNFKNVQRTMRKKLPFGIAQIGKSFRNEITPGNFTFRTREFEQMELEFFCKPGEDLKWFEYWREYCYKWLLGLGMDERNIRLRDHSEDELSHYSNATTDIEYRFPFGWGELWGVADRTDFDLKSHMQHSGEDFQYLDPETNERYIPYCIEPSLGADRVTLAFLIDAYDEEVVGEGDTRTVLRFHPALAPIKAAILPLSKKLSDDAVKIYEVLSSDFACDFDETGSIGKRYRRQDEIGTPYCITYDFDSQTDGQVTVRERDSMEQVRMPIGELKEYLLEKIRF; encoded by the coding sequence ATGGATCAGATTACAGCATTGGCCAAGCACCGCGGATTTGTGTTTCCCGGTTCGGAAATATACGGGGGACTGGCAAATACGTGGGATTATGGACCGCTTGGAGTCGAGCTGAAGAACAACGTAAAAAAAGCGTGGTGGAAAAAATTTGTACAAGAGTCTCCTTATAATGTGGGACTTGACGCCGCCATTCTGATGAATCCGCAGACCTGGGTAGCATCTGGACACGTCGGCAATTTTAATGACCCGATGATTGACTGCAAAAATTGTAAAGCGCGTCACCGCGCCGATAAATTAATCGAAGGGGCGCTCGCCGACAAAGGAATTGAAATGGTGGTGGACGGTCTTTCGTTTGATCAGATGGCGGAACTGATCCGTGAGCATAACATCGCCTGCCCGGACTGCGGGTCAAAGGAGTTTACCGAAATACGGCAGTTCAACCTGATGTTCAAGACATTTCAGGGTGTGACCGAGTCGTCTGCCAACCAGATCTATCTGCGGCCCGAGACGGCACAGGGGATTTTTGTCAATTTCAAAAATGTGCAGCGTACCATGCGGAAAAAGCTGCCGTTTGGCATCGCGCAAATTGGCAAAAGCTTTCGGAATGAAATCACACCGGGCAATTTCACGTTCCGTACACGCGAATTTGAACAGATGGAACTCGAGTTTTTCTGTAAGCCGGGCGAAGATCTGAAATGGTTCGAATATTGGCGTGAATACTGTTACAAGTGGCTGCTGGGGCTAGGTATGGATGAGCGCAACATCCGTCTGCGCGACCATTCGGAAGATGAGTTGTCTCACTACAGCAATGCAACCACCGACATCGAATACCGCTTCCCGTTCGGTTGGGGCGAATTGTGGGGAGTTGCGGACCGGACCGATTTTGATTTGAAAAGCCATATGCAGCATTCAGGGGAAGACTTTCAATACCTGGATCCGGAGACGAACGAACGGTATATTCCTTACTGCATTGAGCCGTCATTGGGAGCGGACCGCGTAACGCTGGCATTCCTGATCGACGCCTATGACGAAGAAGTAGTAGGGGAAGGGGATACACGGACGGTTCTCCGTTTTCACCCGGCGCTGGCGCCGATTAAAGCCGCCATTCTGCCGTTGTCGAAGAAACTGTCAGATGATGCAGTAAAAATTTACGAAGTGCTGTCGAGCGATTTTGCCTGCGATTTCGATGAGACCGGCTCGATCGGCAAACGATACCGCCGTCAGGACGAAATCGGCACGCCGTACTGCATCACGTATGATTTCGATTCGCAAACGGACGGACAAGTAACGGTCCGCGAGCGGGATTCGATGGAACAGGTGCGGATGCCGATTGGCGAATTGAAGGAGTACTTGCTGGAGAAAATCCGGTTTTGA
- a CDS encoding 1,4-dihydroxy-2-naphthoate polyprenyltransferase, translating into MVSATTHPQQTGWRVWWHLFRPHTLTAAVIPVLVGTAYAWKIGSVNVLLFLAMFVASLLIQAATNTFNEYFDFKRGLDKPEKVGIGGAIVRHGIPENTVLRAAYLLFALALLLGVYICWQSSWWVALAGVVSMLVAYFYTGGPYPLAYTPFGELASGVFMGPVIVGIAFFIQTGQLTPDIVWISIPVMILVAAILTGNNIRDIEEDIAGGRRTLAILLGKTGAVKFLAGMFTIAYLWTVGMIWFGLGNSWLLLTLLSVPKAMQAIQLFQRGVTQPQMMPAMKATSVLHTQFGILFAIGILLS; encoded by the coding sequence ATGGTTTCAGCTACAACCCACCCGCAGCAAACAGGATGGCGGGTTTGGTGGCACCTGTTTCGCCCGCATACATTAACCGCCGCTGTAATTCCGGTATTGGTCGGCACGGCGTATGCTTGGAAGATCGGGTCTGTGAATGTGTTGCTTTTTTTGGCAATGTTTGTGGCCTCTCTTTTGATTCAAGCGGCAACGAACACATTTAACGAATACTTCGATTTTAAGCGCGGTTTGGATAAACCTGAAAAAGTGGGCATTGGCGGCGCGATTGTGCGGCATGGCATACCGGAAAATACGGTTCTGCGTGCGGCCTATCTGCTGTTTGCTCTGGCTCTCTTGCTCGGGGTTTATATCTGCTGGCAAAGCAGTTGGTGGGTGGCGCTGGCTGGAGTTGTCAGCATGCTGGTGGCCTATTTTTACACGGGAGGTCCCTATCCGCTTGCCTACACGCCGTTTGGAGAACTGGCGTCAGGTGTGTTTATGGGGCCTGTGATCGTTGGTATTGCATTCTTTATCCAGACCGGCCAACTCACGCCAGACATCGTATGGATATCGATTCCTGTTATGATACTGGTAGCCGCTATTTTGACCGGCAACAATATTCGCGACATTGAAGAAGACATTGCGGGCGGTCGGAGAACGTTGGCGATTTTGCTTGGCAAAACAGGGGCTGTCAAGTTTCTCGCCGGTATGTTTACTATCGCCTATTTGTGGACTGTCGGAATGATCTGGTTTGGACTCGGTAACAGCTGGTTGCTATTGACGTTGTTGAGTGTTCCGAAAGCGATGCAAGCGATTCAATTGTTTCAGCGGGGTGTCACACAACCCCAAATGATGCCCGCCATGAAGGCCACATCAGTGCTTCACACGCAGTTTGGCATCCTGTTTGCCATCGGGATTTTGTTGAGTTAG
- the recO gene encoding DNA repair protein RecO, whose amino-acid sequence MNKTEAIVLRAIDYGETNKIVTLLTNKYGKLAVLAKGANKPQSRLVSVTQPFVRGHWLLFGGNSGMPSVSQAELLESFRTIREDLSLSTFASCMAELTDRVLEDRQPYGAVFSLLLHMLRYLEEGKDPEVLLRIFEVKMFYAAGIQPNLTVCAHCGRRIEEAVRFSIRLSGPLCYNCHDSDPQAMELKPVVYKLIRLFQSVDITRLGSLQVGSEAKQQLRKLNRHYLEEQGGVFLKTYHFLDQIEKLGL is encoded by the coding sequence TTGAACAAAACGGAAGCGATTGTACTTCGGGCGATCGATTACGGGGAAACCAACAAAATTGTTACGCTGCTGACAAATAAATACGGCAAACTGGCAGTTCTTGCCAAAGGGGCCAACAAACCACAGTCTCGCCTGGTCTCTGTCACACAGCCTTTTGTTCGCGGCCACTGGCTTCTGTTTGGCGGGAACTCCGGTATGCCGTCCGTTTCGCAGGCGGAACTCCTCGAATCGTTCCGAACTATTCGCGAAGATTTATCACTCTCTACGTTTGCGTCTTGTATGGCGGAATTAACCGATCGGGTATTGGAAGATCGACAGCCATACGGCGCTGTATTTTCACTTTTGTTACATATGCTGCGCTATCTGGAAGAGGGCAAAGATCCGGAAGTGCTGCTGCGTATTTTTGAAGTGAAAATGTTTTATGCGGCAGGCATTCAGCCAAACCTCACGGTATGTGCTCATTGTGGCCGCCGGATTGAGGAGGCGGTCCGGTTTTCCATTCGGCTGTCGGGACCGCTTTGTTACAACTGCCACGATTCCGACCCGCAGGCGATGGAACTGAAACCGGTTGTGTACAAACTGATTCGTCTGTTTCAGTCTGTTGATATTACGCGCTTGGGTTCGCTGCAAGTCGGCAGCGAGGCGAAGCAGCAGCTGCGCAAACTGAATCGGCATTATCTGGAAGAGCAGGGCGGTGTTTTCTTAAAAACCTACCATTTCCTCGACCAAATTGAAAAACTTGGATTGTAA
- a CDS encoding YqzL family protein: MRDFSWRYFCATGEIDAYLLYKEHEAVTAGYQEISAAQSEEEEVMEEQ; this comes from the coding sequence ATGCGAGATTTTTCATGGCGCTACTTTTGTGCGACCGGTGAGATCGACGCTTATCTCTTGTACAAGGAGCATGAGGCTGTCACGGCGGGATACCAGGAAATCTCAGCCGCGCAAAGTGAGGAAGAAGAAGTGATGGAAGAACAGTAA
- the era gene encoding GTPase Era: MANSHFKSGFVALVGRPNVGKSTLLNAILGQKVAIMSDKPQTTRNRIQGVYTVPEGQAVFLDTPGIHKPHHKLGDYMVRTATNTLKEVDLICMLVDASEKPGPGDQFVVEQIQKVNTPAFLIINKIDTISQEKLLESIDAYKNMGAFQEIIPISALKRENLDRFRKLIFDYLEEGPKYYPDDQITDHPERFVVAELIREKVLHLTREEIPHSVAVEVEQMQYREDKDLLSINAVIYTERSSQKAILIGKSGSMLKEIGKRARIDIENLLGSKTYLELWIKVKEDWRNRDTMLRNFGFTDQE; the protein is encoded by the coding sequence ATGGCGAACAGTCATTTTAAATCGGGATTTGTCGCCCTTGTCGGACGTCCAAACGTTGGCAAATCCACATTGTTAAATGCAATTCTCGGGCAGAAAGTGGCCATCATGTCAGACAAGCCGCAAACCACACGGAATCGAATTCAAGGGGTCTACACCGTGCCGGAAGGGCAGGCCGTATTTCTTGATACGCCAGGTATACATAAACCGCATCACAAATTGGGTGACTATATGGTTCGGACCGCCACCAACACATTAAAAGAAGTGGATCTCATCTGCATGTTGGTAGATGCGTCAGAAAAACCGGGACCAGGAGATCAATTTGTCGTCGAACAGATCCAAAAAGTGAACACTCCCGCATTTTTGATCATAAATAAAATTGATACGATTTCGCAGGAAAAGTTACTGGAATCTATAGATGCATACAAAAATATGGGCGCTTTCCAGGAAATCATCCCGATATCCGCGTTGAAAAGAGAGAATCTGGACCGTTTCCGGAAATTGATTTTTGACTATCTGGAGGAAGGTCCCAAGTATTATCCGGATGATCAGATTACAGATCACCCGGAGCGGTTTGTTGTGGCAGAACTGATTCGGGAAAAGGTGCTTCATTTGACAAGGGAAGAAATCCCGCATTCGGTGGCGGTGGAAGTGGAACAGATGCAGTATCGGGAAGATAAGGATTTGCTTTCCATTAACGCTGTGATTTACACGGAGCGTTCATCGCAAAAAGCGATCCTGATCGGTAAGAGCGGTTCGATGCTGAAAGAAATCGGCAAACGGGCGCGTATTGATATTGAAAATTTATTGGGTTCCAAAACCTATTTGGAATTATGGATAAAAGTGAAGGAAGATTGGCGAAATCGTGATACCATGTTAAGAAATTTCGGGTTTACCGATCAGGAGTAG
- a CDS encoding cytidine deaminase, with protein sequence MRENEPIESSETANRVLEAAKQARNLAYVPYSNFAVGAALLTDDGELVSGCNIENASYGLTNCAERTAVFKWASEQKRPIRMVAVVADVPRPVSPCGACRQVLAEFCQPETPVILANLNGQIKQTTVGELLPFSFSKEDLHGEQSF encoded by the coding sequence ATGCGCGAAAATGAACCGATTGAAAGCTCCGAAACGGCCAACAGGGTATTGGAGGCAGCCAAACAAGCCCGCAACCTTGCGTATGTCCCTTATTCCAATTTCGCCGTAGGAGCTGCGCTTTTAACGGATGACGGCGAGCTTGTAAGCGGCTGCAACATTGAAAACGCTTCCTACGGGTTAACCAACTGTGCGGAAAGGACCGCTGTTTTTAAATGGGCATCAGAACAAAAAAGGCCGATTCGGATGGTGGCGGTTGTTGCCGACGTGCCGCGCCCGGTTTCTCCCTGTGGGGCCTGTCGACAAGTATTGGCCGAATTTTGCCAACCTGAGACTCCTGTAATTCTAGCCAATCTCAATGGGCAAATTAAACAGACAACGGTAGGGGAACTGCTGCCTTTCTCATTTTCGAAGGAGGATCTGCATGGCGAACAGTCATTTTAA
- a CDS encoding diacylglycerol kinase — translation MNWLSGFLKSLSYAQEGIVYTLATQRNMQIHFAIAFLVMIFCLVLNVSRLEIILVFFAIVLVIGAELVNTAIESVVDQVSGEYHPLAKIAKDTAAAAVLLTALHAIIIGLLVFHDKIWPLRIRSMSAFGIEWYLVALGPVVLLYFILQTIIRRKRGSAPNRAIEKRGVAPDARK, via the coding sequence ATGAACTGGCTGTCCGGCTTTCTCAAAAGTCTCTCCTACGCGCAAGAAGGAATTGTTTATACGCTGGCGACGCAAAGGAATATGCAGATTCATTTTGCGATCGCCTTTCTGGTAATGATCTTCTGCCTGGTGTTAAACGTATCCAGGTTGGAGATCATTCTCGTGTTTTTTGCCATTGTCCTGGTGATAGGGGCAGAATTGGTCAATACGGCAATTGAATCTGTCGTTGATCAGGTATCCGGGGAGTACCACCCGCTTGCCAAAATCGCAAAAGATACGGCGGCCGCTGCCGTATTGTTGACCGCGCTGCATGCGATTATTATTGGCCTGTTGGTGTTCCATGACAAAATTTGGCCGCTGCGGATTCGCTCTATGTCCGCTTTCGGGATCGAGTGGTATCTTGTGGCGCTGGGGCCGGTTGTGCTGCTATATTTTATCTTACAAACGATCATCCGGCGAAAAAGAGGATCCGCGCCCAACCGGGCAATCGAGAAAAGAGGGGTGGCGCCTGATGCGCGAAAATGA